Proteins from a genomic interval of Anolis sagrei isolate rAnoSag1 chromosome 1, rAnoSag1.mat, whole genome shotgun sequence:
- the IL20RA gene encoding interleukin-20 receptor subunit alpha, translated as MEAWVFRALLALLPLAFGAGKPLTEVPKPTNVIVESYNFNTSVHWDYKSITPAPLFIVELQCYNSNTGFREVSGCVNISQHYCDLIHEAEKCHDFWVRVKAVNGLQESKYEETEVFYVNSHGRIGPPEIKLHVVDHGIEVVLIHPLTPYYKKGPLSVRAKLEDFSYRVSLWRNGSREVYEPEPEDCTRKNCTIYIPVPSENTLYCVSAQGTSEIYYMEKEESKESCITVPFKHESGSRLTLIIGVVLLLLLVAVLVIIFRWMHKKNIKLPRPLVAVVKNKGNILDTNEEPKNFSLISSLSNEVLLTNENEKSLEQGDAVAEIKATDLSTSGKEVDPYDSESALSKTEGTCIQEGVIVEISEREKNPEDSENYFKSISGQEEMENTDPYADLPKKDVLPPDRCRNISGYDKPHWDDSVSEGNSMVT; from the exons TGCCCAAACCAACGAATGTtattgtagaatcatataatttcAATACCTCTGTACATTGGGATTACAAAAGCATAACACCAGCACCTCTTTTTATTGTGGAGCTCCAATGCTACAA ttcaAATACTGGTTTTAGGGAAGTCAGTGGTTGTGTGAATATATCACAACACTATTGTGATCTCATCCACGAAGCTGAAAAGTGTCATGATTTCTGGGTTAGAGTTAAAGCTGTTAATGGACTGCAGGAATCTAAATATGAAGAGACTGAAGTATTTTATGTAAACAGCCATG GTCGAATAGGACCGCCGGAGATCAAACTCCACGTTGTGGATCATGGAATCGAAGTTGTTCTGATACACCCTCTCACTCCATATTACAAGAAGGGTCCACTTAGTGTACGAGCAAAACTTGAGGACTTCAGCTACAGAGTGTCTCTTTGGAGAAATGGAAGTCGAGAAGTG TATGAACCAGAACCAGAAGATTGCACACGCAAAAACTGCAccatatatattccagttcctTCAGAGAATACTTTATATTGTGTTTCAGCTCAAGGCACTTCAGAAATCTATTATATGGAAAAAGAAGAATCAAAGGAAAGTTGTATCACTGTTCCGTTTAAACATGAATCAG gtTCAAGATTGACCTTAATCATTGGGGTTGTGTTATTGCTTCTTTTGGTGGCTGTTCTTGTAATAATCTTCAGATGGATGCATAAGAAAAACATTAAACTTCCCAGACCTCTT GTTGCTGTGGTAAAGAATAAAGGCAACATTTTGGACACAAATGAGGAACCCAAAAATTTCTCCTTAATTTCATCATTGTCTAATGAAGTGTTGCTTacgaatgaaaatgaaaaatcccTGGAACAAGGGGATGCTGTAGCAGAGATTAAGGCCACTGATCTCAGTACCTCTGGCAAAGAGGTGGATCCTTATGACTCCGAAAGCGCTTTAAGTAAAACAGAAGGGACATGTATCCAGGAAGGTGTGATTGTGGAGATttctgaaagagagaaaaatccTGAAGATagtgaaaattattttaaatctaTCAGTGGCcaagaagaaatggaaaacacTGATCCATATGCAGATCTTCCCAAAAAAGATGTGCTGCCACCTGATCGCTGCAGAAATATATCCGGGTATGACAAGCCCCATTGGGATGACTCAGTCTCTGAAGGAAACTCGATGGTTACATAG